The region TTCTCTCTTCTATCTATCACTCGAAGGTCTGAAAAGGGCCATCGGGAGGAATGAGTTGTGTGTGGCATGTTTCAACGGGGAGTACTTCCACGACTAGTGGTACTCGCATCGGGAAACGGAAGCAATTTCGAGGCGATCGTAAAGGCTTCACAGGATGGCATTCTGAGAGCTAAGATCCAGGAGCTTCTGGTGGACAGGGAGTGTTTTGCTATCGAGCGAGCAAAGAGGCTGGGGATACGCTGGGAAAAACTGGAAAAACCCTGGCAGAAGTCTTTGAATAAAAAACTGGAAGAACTTGAACCGGATCTGATCGTTCTTGCCGGTTTCATGAGAATCCTCCCAGCGGAGATAGTCAAAAGATGGCGGTGGAAGATAGTAAACATCCATCCATCACTTCTTCCTGCCTTTCCCGGAACACACGCCATAGAGAAAGCCTACGAATACGGTGTGAAGGTTACGGGGATCACTATTCACTTCGTCGACGAAGGTGTGGACACCGGCCCCATCATCTTCCAAAAAGCGTTGGAGATAAGAAAGGACTGGTCACTTGAGAAACTGGAAGAAGAGATCCACAAAATAGAACACCGTT is a window of Thermotoga sp. DNA encoding:
- the purN gene encoding phosphoribosylglycinamide formyltransferase, whose protein sequence is MFQRGVLPRLVVLASGNGSNFEAIVKASQDGILRAKIQELLVDRECFAIERAKRLGIRWEKLEKPWQKSLNKKLEELEPDLIVLAGFMRILPAEIVKRWRWKIVNIHPSLLPAFPGTHAIEKAYEYGVKVTGITIHFVDEGVDTGPIIFQKALEIRKDWSLEKLEEEIHKIEHRYYSVVIQKVLEGKWKAEGRRVILEEDIG